A section of the Oncorhynchus keta strain PuntledgeMale-10-30-2019 chromosome 15, Oket_V2, whole genome shotgun sequence genome encodes:
- the LOC118394576 gene encoding protein FAM110B-like, translated as MPTETLPSLADSKPTGPGAAFVSTVPLRILNKGPEYFRRQVETNPKRLSAVERLEADKSKYVKSQEVINAKQEPVKLQLLAKPPVCPAVAKRGANGGGCGGVALKTFNNNSKSDTCATTSKRENLNLEILKNLLNSSGSVSEGHAKSATLKPGARTLAPHRSTPTPTTDCTEPTSLRSVAKSLKVPPPAPGRQSPQGGNLNLSRRLLEERGEGNHSPLHASHSSSDIRRLCNGKPLRAARSSSSSAPPLPPKPSTKVLAPLCDNAPQSPEREPLPPSSATPDEQLELELGSSLARRPSLHRSKSDLSDRYARAGADVERFFNYCGLDPEELESVGVESFARANSDIISLNFRSASMISSDCDQSRHSNEDMTDEEEDVSERVPYGISAVERNARVIKWLYSIKQARESQKVSHV; from the coding sequence ATGCCCACCGAGACCCTGCCGTCGCTGGCAGATAGCAAACCCACCGGCCCTGGGGCAGCCTTTGTCTCCACTGTCCCCCTGCGCATACTCAACAAGGGACCCGAGTACTTCCGGCGCCAGGTGGAAACCAACCCTAAGCGGCTGAGCGCCGTGGAGCGGTTGGAGGCGGACAAGTCCAAGTACGTGAAGAGCCAGGAGGTCATCAACGCCAAGCAGGAGCCTGTCAAGCTCCAGCTGCTGGCCAAGCCACCTGTCTGCCCCGCCGTGGCCAAGAGAGGGGCGAATGGTGGCGGTTGTGGTGGGGTGGCCCTCAAGACATTCAATAACAACTCCAAGTCGGACACGTGCGCCACCACCAGCAAACGGGAGAACCTTAACCTGGAGATCCTCAAGAACCTCCTGAACAGCTCCGGCTCGGTCTCTGAGGGCCACGCTAAAAGCGCTACTTTAAAACCTGGGGCCAGGACCTTGGCCCCACACCGCTCCACCCCCACACCCACCACAGACTGCACTGAGCCCACCAGCCTCCGTTCCGTCGCCAAGTCCCTCAAGGTGCCTCCGCCTGCACCTGGCCGACAGAGCCCCCAGGGGGGGAACCTGAACCTCAGCCGCCGGCTGCTGGAGGAGCGGGGCGAGGGCAATCACTCACCCCTCCATGCCTCCCACAGCTCCTCCGACATCCGCAGGCTGTGCAACGGTAAGCCTCTAAGGGCGGCCCGAAGCAGCAGCAGCTCCGCACCTCCCTTACCCCCCAAGCCCAGTACCAAAGTCCTGGCCCCCCTCTGCGACAATGCCCCTCAGTCCCCTGAGAGGGAGCCTCTGCCGCCCTCCTCTGCCACCCCAGATGAGCAGTTGGAGCTAGAGTTGGGGAGCTCGTTGGCCCGCCGGCCCTCTCTGCACCGCTCCAAGTCGGACCTGAGCGACCGGTATGCGCGGGCAGGCGCCGACGTGGAACGCTTCTTTAACTACTGTGGGCTGGACCCTGAGGAGCTGGAGAGCGTGGGCGTGGAGAGCTTTGCCCGCGCCAACTCCGACATAATCTCCCTCAACTTCCGCAGCGCTAGCATGATCAGCTCGGACTGTGACCAATCACGGCATAGCAACGAGGACATGACGGACGAGGAGGAAGACGTGAGCGAACGCGTGCCGTACGGAATCTCGGCCGTGGAACGAAACGCCCGCGTCATCAAATGGCTGTACAGCATCAAACAGGCGCGCGAGTCGCAGAAAGTGTCTCATGTCTAA